One Pseudomonas sp. MH9.2 DNA segment encodes these proteins:
- the mpl gene encoding UDP-N-acetylmuramate:L-alanyl-gamma-D-glutamyl-meso-diaminopimelate ligase, with protein sequence MHIHILGICGTFMGSLAVLAKELGHRVTGSDANVYPPMSTQLQAQGIELTQGYDAAQLDPAPDLVVIGNALSRGNPAVEYVLNKGLPYVSGPQWLADHVLQGRWVLAVAGTHGKTTTSSMLAWVLEHAGMSPGFLIGGVPQNFAVSARVGETPFFVVEADEYDSAFFDKRSKFVHYRPRTAILNNLEFDHADIFPDLPAIERQFHHLVRTIPSEGLVIHPTTEPALLRVIQMGCWTPVQTTGEGGQWQARLLSDDGSRFEVTFEGVVQGVVEWDMTGQHNVANALATLAAARHVGVVPKQGIEALGLFKSVKRRMEKVAEVNGITIYDDFAHHPTAIATTLDGLRKHVGDAPVIAIIEPRSNSMKLGAHRDGLPESVRQADQAIWYAPANLGWDLAATAALCTVPSVVCDSLEAIIAQVKNLAKPGTQVVIMSNGGFGGLHGKLAEALK encoded by the coding sequence ATGCATATTCATATTCTCGGTATTTGCGGTACTTTCATGGGTTCGCTGGCGGTACTCGCCAAAGAGTTGGGCCATCGGGTCACCGGTTCGGACGCCAATGTCTACCCGCCGATGAGCACGCAGTTGCAGGCTCAGGGCATTGAGTTGACCCAAGGCTACGACGCGGCACAGCTTGACCCTGCGCCGGATCTGGTGGTTATTGGCAACGCGCTGTCGCGAGGCAACCCGGCGGTAGAGTACGTGCTGAACAAAGGCCTGCCTTATGTTTCCGGCCCGCAATGGCTGGCCGATCACGTGCTGCAAGGGCGCTGGGTATTGGCCGTTGCCGGAACGCATGGCAAGACGACGACCAGCAGCATGCTCGCCTGGGTGCTGGAACATGCTGGCATGAGCCCCGGCTTCTTGATCGGCGGTGTACCGCAGAATTTTGCCGTGTCGGCGCGTGTGGGCGAGACCCCGTTTTTTGTCGTCGAGGCTGACGAGTACGACAGCGCCTTCTTCGACAAGCGCTCAAAATTTGTCCATTACCGTCCGCGTACTGCGATTCTGAACAACCTGGAGTTCGATCACGCCGACATCTTCCCCGATCTGCCAGCCATCGAACGGCAGTTCCACCACTTGGTGCGAACTATCCCAAGCGAAGGCCTGGTGATCCATCCGACCACCGAGCCGGCGTTGCTGCGAGTGATTCAAATGGGCTGCTGGACGCCGGTACAAACCACCGGTGAGGGCGGTCAATGGCAGGCGCGTCTGCTCAGCGATGACGGCTCGCGTTTCGAAGTCACCTTTGAAGGCGTAGTTCAGGGCGTGGTCGAGTGGGATATGACCGGTCAGCATAACGTAGCCAACGCGTTGGCCACTCTGGCGGCCGCGCGGCATGTTGGCGTGGTGCCGAAGCAAGGTATCGAAGCGCTGGGCTTGTTCAAAAGCGTCAAACGCCGCATGGAAAAGGTCGCCGAGGTCAACGGCATCACTATCTATGATGACTTTGCTCATCATCCGACTGCGATTGCCACCACCCTTGATGGCCTGCGCAAACACGTTGGCGATGCGCCGGTGATCGCGATTATCGAGCCGCGCTCCAATTCCATGAAGCTCGGTGCGCACCGCGACGGCTTGCCGGAAAGTGTGCGTCAGGCTGATCAGGCGATCTGGTACGCGCCGGCCAATCTGGGCTGGGACCTGGCCGCCACTGCTGCATTGTGCACGGTGCCTTCGGTGGTTTGCGACTCCCTTGAGGCGATCATCGCCCAGGTGAAAAACCTGGCTAAACCGGGTACACAGGTCGTCATTATGAGTAACGGCGGCTTCGGCGGCTTGCACGGCAAGTTGGCTGAGGCGTTGAAATGA
- a CDS encoding sigma-54-dependent Fis family transcriptional regulator, which translates to MHSNHLTRHARQVLTVTQGKAQLRGPGSDPSIARSWLRCLEDYHLDPALAIAPTVLEHDRLLESRERMQQVLSIAGGEMTSLHQQLSGAGHAILLTDARGVILNCVTAPTERKIFERAGLWLGADWSEACEGTNGIGTCLVERQSLTIHQEEHFRGRHTGLTCSASPVFDPHGDLLAVLDVSSARHDVSRQSQFHTMALVNLSAKMIESCYFLRHFDNQWLLRFHVQVESAGLFSEGLLAFDDEGRVSAVNQSALNLLGLGRGGLLGQSVESVFDCSLDELLGRASVEASASWPLRTREGRRLFARLRSQPHSVPTALPVSPTGAPPRLSGICLGDAALQNDFRRALRVFERDVPLLINGETGSGKEAFAKAVHQASVRGDKPFIALNCAAIPESLIESELFGYRGGSFTGARKEGMRGKLQQADGGTLFLDEIGDMPLALQTRLLRVLEDRLVVPLGGEPQAVNVRIISATHRNLLERVADASFREDLYYRLNGLEIALPPLRERSDKSQLLDFLLEEEAGGETVILDADARQALLDFAWPGNLRQLRNVLRTLAALCDDQHIGFDELPLAIRQSASAPALALMGEHPLDDAERIALLSALDAQRWHMTHTAEQLGVSRNTLYRKLRKHGIAR; encoded by the coding sequence GTGCACAGCAATCACCTGACACGGCACGCTCGACAAGTGCTGACGGTCACCCAAGGCAAAGCGCAGTTGCGCGGGCCGGGCAGCGATCCTTCCATTGCGCGGTCCTGGTTGCGTTGTCTTGAGGACTATCATCTCGACCCCGCACTGGCCATTGCGCCGACTGTCCTTGAGCACGACCGTTTGCTGGAAAGCCGTGAGCGCATGCAGCAAGTGCTGAGCATTGCCGGTGGCGAAATGACCAGCCTGCACCAGCAGTTGTCGGGTGCCGGGCATGCAATTTTATTGACTGATGCGCGTGGGGTGATCCTCAACTGCGTGACCGCCCCTACTGAACGCAAGATATTCGAACGCGCCGGGCTCTGGTTGGGCGCCGACTGGAGCGAAGCCTGTGAAGGCACTAACGGCATCGGCACCTGTCTGGTCGAACGCCAGTCCCTGACCATTCATCAGGAGGAGCATTTTCGCGGACGCCACACCGGGCTGACCTGCTCGGCCAGTCCGGTTTTCGACCCTCATGGCGACTTGCTGGCGGTGCTGGACGTCTCGTCTGCACGCCATGACGTGTCCCGGCAAAGCCAGTTCCACACCATGGCCCTGGTCAATTTGTCGGCAAAGATGATCGAGAGCTGCTATTTCCTGCGCCACTTCGACAATCAGTGGCTGTTGCGTTTTCACGTGCAGGTCGAGTCCGCCGGTTTGTTCAGCGAGGGGTTGCTGGCGTTCGATGATGAGGGGCGGGTCAGTGCGGTCAATCAGAGTGCCTTGAACCTGCTGGGCCTCGGGCGCGGTGGTTTGCTCGGGCAATCAGTCGAGAGCGTGTTCGATTGCTCACTGGATGAGTTGCTCGGCCGTGCCAGTGTTGAGGCCAGTGCCAGTTGGCCGTTGCGTACCCGCGAAGGCCGACGCTTATTCGCACGACTGCGCAGCCAACCGCATAGCGTGCCGACAGCGTTGCCGGTCAGCCCGACGGGGGCGCCGCCGCGCTTGAGTGGGATCTGCCTGGGCGATGCAGCGCTGCAGAATGATTTCCGTCGCGCACTGCGGGTTTTCGAACGCGATGTGCCTTTGCTGATTAATGGCGAAACAGGTTCCGGCAAAGAAGCTTTTGCCAAAGCAGTGCATCAAGCCAGCGTGCGCGGCGATAAACCGTTCATCGCGCTTAATTGTGCGGCGATTCCCGAAAGCCTGATCGAAAGTGAACTGTTCGGCTATCGCGGTGGCAGCTTTACCGGTGCGCGCAAGGAAGGCATGCGCGGCAAGCTGCAACAGGCCGATGGCGGTACGTTGTTTCTCGATGAAATCGGTGACATGCCGCTGGCGCTGCAAACCCGGCTGTTGCGGGTGCTGGAAGACCGTTTGGTGGTGCCCTTGGGGGGTGAGCCGCAAGCGGTAAATGTACGGATCATCAGCGCGACTCACCGCAACTTGCTGGAGCGCGTGGCCGATGCCAGCTTTCGCGAAGATCTTTATTACCGTTTGAACGGCCTGGAGATCGCGTTGCCGCCGTTGCGCGAGCGCAGCGACAAATCGCAGTTGCTGGATTTTCTTCTGGAAGAAGAGGCGGGCGGCGAGACCGTGATCCTCGACGCGGACGCCCGCCAGGCGCTGCTGGACTTCGCCTGGCCGGGCAACCTGCGGCAATTGCGCAATGTCCTGCGCACCTTGGCGGCACTGTGCGATGACCAGCACATTGGCTTCGATGAATTGCCGCTCGCCATTCGGCAAAGCGCATCCGCGCCGGCTCTTGCACTGATGGGCGAACACCCGCTGGACGACGCCGAGCGCATCGCCCTGCTGTCAGCCCTGGACGCCCAGCGCTGGCACATGACCCACACCGCCGAACAGTTGGGGGTCAGCCGAAATACGCTGTACCGGAAATTGCGCAAGCACGGGATCGCGCGTTAG
- a CDS encoding aldehyde dehydrogenase family protein: MRYAHPGTEGSIVTFKNRYGNYIGGEFVPPVKGQYFENTSPITGKLIAEFPRSSAEDIEKALDAAHAAAAAWGATSVQARSLVLLKIADRIEANLELLAVTETWDNGKAVRETLNADIPLAADHFRYFAGCLRAQEGSAAEIDGNTVAYHIHEPLGVVGQIIPWNFPLLMAAWKLAPALAAGNCVVLKPAEQTPLGISVLMELIGDLLPPGVLNVVQGYGREAGEALASSKRIAKIAFTGSTPVGSHIMKLAAENIIPSTVELGGKSPNIFFEDIMQAEPEFIDKAAEGLVLAFFNQGEVCTCPSRALVQESIYPEFIKAVMKKVGQIKRGDPLDTDCMVGAQASEQQFDKILSYLEIAKGEGAELLTGGQVEKLSGDLSTGYYIQPTLLKGNNQMRVFQEEIFGPVVSITTFKDEAEAVAIANDTQFGLGAGVWTRDINRAYRVGRALKAGRVWTNCYHLYPAHAAFGGYKKSGVGRETHKVALEHYQQTKNLLVSYDTNPLGFF, translated from the coding sequence ATGCGTTACGCCCATCCCGGTACTGAAGGCTCTATCGTCACCTTCAAAAATCGTTACGGTAACTACATCGGTGGCGAGTTTGTGCCGCCGGTCAAAGGCCAATATTTCGAAAACACGTCGCCGATCACCGGCAAGCTGATCGCTGAATTCCCACGCTCCAGCGCCGAAGATATCGAAAAAGCCCTGGATGCCGCCCATGCCGCTGCCGCTGCATGGGGCGCAACCTCGGTGCAGGCGCGTTCGCTGGTGCTGCTGAAGATCGCCGACCGCATCGAAGCAAACCTGGAGCTGCTGGCCGTCACTGAAACCTGGGACAACGGCAAAGCCGTTCGTGAAACCCTGAATGCCGACATCCCGCTGGCCGCCGATCACTTCCGCTACTTCGCGGGCTGTTTGCGCGCTCAGGAAGGCAGCGCTGCCGAAATCGACGGCAACACCGTGGCTTATCACATCCATGAGCCGCTGGGTGTGGTCGGGCAAATCATCCCGTGGAACTTCCCACTGCTGATGGCGGCCTGGAAACTCGCGCCGGCCTTGGCTGCAGGTAACTGCGTAGTGCTCAAACCTGCCGAACAAACCCCACTGGGTATCAGCGTGCTGATGGAGTTGATCGGTGATCTGCTGCCACCCGGCGTATTGAACGTGGTGCAGGGTTATGGCCGCGAGGCTGGCGAAGCGCTGGCCAGCAGCAAACGCATCGCCAAAATCGCCTTTACCGGCTCGACGCCCGTGGGCTCGCACATCATGAAACTGGCGGCGGAAAACATCATTCCGTCCACCGTGGAGCTGGGTGGCAAGTCGCCGAACATCTTCTTCGAAGACATCATGCAAGCCGAGCCCGAGTTCATCGATAAAGCTGCTGAAGGCTTGGTGCTGGCGTTCTTCAATCAGGGCGAAGTCTGCACCTGCCCGTCGCGGGCACTGGTGCAAGAGTCGATTTACCCGGAGTTCATCAAAGCAGTGATGAAAAAGGTCGGGCAGATCAAACGCGGCGACCCGCTGGACACCGACTGCATGGTCGGCGCTCAGGCGTCGGAGCAGCAATTCGACAAGATTCTCTCGTACCTGGAAATCGCCAAGGGCGAAGGCGCCGAGCTGCTGACTGGAGGCCAGGTGGAAAAGCTCAGCGGCGACCTGTCCACCGGTTACTACATCCAGCCGACCCTGCTCAAAGGCAATAATCAGATGCGGGTGTTCCAGGAAGAAATTTTCGGCCCAGTGGTCAGCATCACCACGTTCAAGGACGAAGCCGAAGCCGTGGCCATCGCCAACGATACCCAGTTCGGTCTGGGCGCTGGCGTATGGACCCGTGACATCAACCGCGCCTACCGAGTCGGCCGTGCCCTCAAGGCTGGCCGCGTGTGGACCAACTGCTACCACCTGTATCCGGCGCACGCGGCATTCGGCGGCTACAAAAAATCCGGCGTCGGCCGCGAAACCCACAAAGTGGCTCTTGAGCACTATCAACAGACAAAAAACCTGTTGGTGAGCTACGACACCAATCCGCTGGGTTTCTTCTAA
- the eat gene encoding ethanolamine permease translates to MTSTTQLKPTLGTLHLWGIAVGLVISGEYFGWSYGWGAAGTLGFLITTLIVATMYTCFIFSFTELTTAIPHAGGPFAYSRRAFGEKAGLIAGIATLIEFVFAPPAIAMAIGAYLNVQFPELDPKHAAVGAYFVFMTLNILGVSIAATFELVVTVLAVAELLVFMGVVAPGFSFSNFALNGWSGSDTFTIASVPGIFAAIPFAIWFFLAIEGAAMAAEEAKDPKRTIPKAYVSGILTLVFLAIGVMVMAGGVGDWRQLSNINDPLPQAMKAVVGTNSSWMHMLVWIGLFGLVASFHGIILGYSRQFFALARAGYLPKGLAKLSRFQTPHRAILAGGVVGIAAIYSDGLVNLQGMTLTAAMITMSVFGAIVMYIISMLSLFKLRKTEPLLERTFRAPGYPIVPGIALLLALVCLVAMAWFNALIGLIFLGFMVVGFIYFQLTAKQRSDAPADAMLTGI, encoded by the coding sequence ATGACTTCTACAACACAGCTCAAACCGACACTCGGGACCCTGCATTTATGGGGCATCGCTGTTGGCCTGGTGATCTCCGGCGAATACTTTGGCTGGAGTTACGGCTGGGGCGCGGCGGGTACGCTGGGTTTCCTGATCACCACGTTGATCGTGGCTACGATGTACACCTGTTTCATCTTCAGCTTCACTGAATTGACCACCGCCATTCCTCACGCGGGCGGCCCCTTTGCCTACAGTCGACGGGCCTTCGGTGAAAAAGCCGGACTGATTGCCGGGATCGCCACGCTGATCGAGTTCGTCTTCGCCCCACCCGCCATTGCCATGGCAATCGGCGCTTACCTGAACGTGCAGTTCCCGGAACTGGACCCGAAACACGCGGCGGTTGGCGCCTATTTCGTGTTCATGACCCTGAATATCCTTGGCGTCAGCATCGCGGCCACCTTTGAACTGGTGGTGACTGTTTTGGCGGTTGCCGAGCTGTTGGTGTTCATGGGCGTGGTTGCGCCGGGCTTCAGCTTCAGTAACTTCGCGCTCAACGGCTGGTCCGGCTCCGACACGTTTACCATTGCGTCTGTGCCCGGTATTTTCGCCGCCATTCCTTTTGCGATCTGGTTTTTCCTCGCCATCGAAGGCGCGGCCATGGCTGCTGAAGAAGCCAAAGACCCGAAACGGACAATCCCCAAGGCCTATGTCAGCGGCATTCTGACCCTGGTGTTCCTGGCCATCGGGGTGATGGTGATGGCAGGCGGCGTGGGCGACTGGCGGCAACTGTCGAACATCAACGATCCGCTGCCGCAGGCGATGAAAGCGGTGGTCGGCACGAACTCCAGCTGGATGCACATGCTGGTGTGGATTGGCCTGTTCGGCCTGGTAGCAAGCTTTCACGGGATCATCCTTGGCTACTCGCGGCAGTTCTTCGCCCTGGCTCGCGCCGGTTACTTGCCCAAAGGCCTGGCCAAACTCTCGCGCTTCCAGACACCGCACCGCGCCATTCTGGCAGGCGGCGTGGTCGGCATTGCCGCAATCTACAGCGACGGCCTGGTCAACCTGCAAGGCATGACCCTGACCGCTGCCATGATCACCATGTCGGTGTTCGGCGCCATCGTGATGTACATCATCAGCATGCTTAGCCTGTTCAAACTGCGCAAAACCGAACCGCTGCTGGAACGCACTTTCCGCGCGCCCGGTTACCCGATCGTGCCCGGCATCGCCCTGCTGCTGGCGCTGGTGTGCCTGGTGGCAATGGCCTGGTTCAACGCGCTTATCGGCTTGATCTTCCTTGGCTTCATGGTTGTAGGCTTCATCTACTTCCAACTGACCGCCAAGCAGCGTTCCGATGCGCCGGCTGATGCGATGCTCACCGGTATATAA
- a CDS encoding ethanolamine ammonia-lyase subunit EutB — protein sequence MAAFAHTVGAQTYRFDSLKDVMAKASPARSGDFLAGVAALNDGERVAAQMALADIPLKHFLEEALIPYEDDEVTRLIIDTHDKQAFAVVSHLTVGGLRDWLLSDHANEDSLRALAPGLTPEMAAAVSKIMRVQDLVLVAQKIRVVTRFRGTMGLRGRLSTRLQPNHPTDEPAGIAASILDGLLYGNGDAMIGINPATDSTSSICTLLEMLDAIIQRYDIPTQACVLTHVTTSIEVINRGVPLDLVFQSIAGTEAANASFGINLNLLQEGYEAGLSLNRGTLGHNLMYFETGQGSALSANAHHGIDQQTCETRAYAVARHFNPFLVNTVVGFIGPEYLYNGKQIIRAGLEDHFCGKLLGVPMGCDICYTNHAEADQDDMDTLLTLLGVAGINFIMGIPGSDDIMLNYQTTSFHDALYARQTLGLRPAPEFEAWLANMGIFTQTDGRVRFGDNLPPAFRHALAHLG from the coding sequence ATGGCTGCTTTTGCCCATACCGTCGGCGCCCAGACCTACCGTTTCGACAGCCTCAAGGACGTCATGGCCAAGGCCAGCCCCGCGCGCTCCGGCGATTTCCTCGCGGGCGTTGCGGCGCTCAATGATGGCGAGCGTGTGGCCGCGCAGATGGCACTGGCCGACATCCCGCTCAAGCACTTCCTTGAAGAAGCCCTGATCCCTTACGAAGACGATGAAGTCACCCGACTGATCATCGACACCCACGATAAACAGGCGTTTGCCGTCGTCAGCCACCTCACGGTCGGCGGCCTGCGCGACTGGCTGCTCAGCGATCACGCCAACGAAGACAGCCTGCGCGCCCTCGCCCCCGGCCTGACCCCGGAAATGGCGGCGGCCGTGTCGAAGATCATGCGCGTGCAGGATCTGGTGCTGGTGGCGCAGAAAATTCGTGTCGTCACCCGTTTTCGCGGGACGATGGGCTTGCGCGGACGTCTGTCGACACGACTGCAACCCAATCACCCCACTGACGAACCGGCCGGGATTGCCGCGAGCATCCTCGACGGGCTGCTGTACGGCAATGGCGATGCCATGATCGGCATCAACCCGGCCACCGACAGCACGTCATCGATCTGCACACTCCTGGAAATGCTCGACGCGATCATCCAGCGCTATGACATCCCGACTCAAGCCTGCGTGCTGACCCATGTCACCACCTCGATCGAAGTGATCAATCGCGGCGTGCCGCTGGATCTGGTGTTCCAGTCCATCGCCGGCACCGAAGCGGCCAACGCCAGTTTCGGCATCAATTTGAATCTACTGCAGGAAGGTTATGAAGCGGGCCTGAGCCTCAACCGCGGGACCCTCGGGCACAACCTGATGTATTTCGAAACAGGCCAAGGCAGCGCCTTGTCGGCCAACGCCCACCACGGCATCGATCAGCAGACCTGCGAAACCCGCGCCTACGCCGTGGCCCGACATTTCAATCCGTTCCTGGTGAACACCGTGGTCGGCTTTATCGGCCCCGAATACCTGTACAACGGCAAACAGATCATCCGTGCCGGTCTTGAAGATCACTTCTGCGGCAAGTTGCTCGGCGTGCCAATGGGCTGTGACATCTGCTACACCAACCATGCAGAAGCCGATCAAGACGACATGGACACCCTGCTAACGTTGCTGGGGGTGGCCGGGATCAACTTCATCATGGGCATCCCCGGCTCCGACGACATCATGCTCAACTACCAGACCACCTCGTTTCACGATGCCCTGTATGCCCGGCAGACCCTGGGCCTGAGGCCCGCCCCGGAATTCGAGGCATGGCTGGCAAACATGGGCATCTTTACCCAGACCGATGGCCGCGTGCGTTTCGGCGACAACCTGCCGCCGGCCTTCCGCCACGCCCTGGCACATTTAGGATGA
- the eutC gene encoding ethanolamine ammonia-lyase subunit EutC — protein sequence MAELPIDRLPEEQAALPTDSQNPWLELRRLTPARIALGRTGTSLPTRAQLDFQYAHAQARDAVHLPFDHAGLRAQMAERGRDTLLLHSAALDRHSYLQRPDLGRRLNEASAQQLRDYALAHPGGVDLAVVIADGLSALAVHRHALPFLARMEEQTLSEGWSLSPVILVEQGRVAVADEIGELLGAKMVVILIGERPGLSSPDSLGLYFTYGPKVGLTDAYRNCISNVRLEGLSYGMAAHRLLYLMREACRRQLSGVNLKDEAQLHTLESDAPLPVSSNFLLAKPKD from the coding sequence ATGGCCGAGCTACCCATAGATAGACTGCCTGAAGAGCAGGCCGCTTTACCCACCGACAGCCAGAACCCGTGGCTGGAGCTACGCCGCCTTACGCCCGCGCGGATCGCCCTCGGGCGCACCGGCACCAGCCTGCCCACCCGTGCGCAGCTGGATTTTCAGTACGCACATGCGCAAGCCCGCGATGCCGTGCACTTGCCATTCGATCACGCAGGGCTCCGCGCCCAAATGGCCGAACGCGGGCGCGACACCCTGCTGCTGCACAGCGCGGCGCTCGACCGTCACAGCTACCTGCAACGCCCTGACCTGGGCCGACGCTTAAACGAAGCCTCCGCTCAACAGCTGCGCGACTATGCCCTGGCCCACCCCGGCGGCGTCGATCTGGCCGTGGTGATCGCCGACGGCCTGTCAGCGCTGGCCGTCCATCGACATGCCCTGCCGTTTCTGGCGCGGATGGAAGAACAGACTTTGTCCGAAGGCTGGTCACTGTCTCCGGTGATTCTGGTAGAGCAGGGCCGAGTGGCGGTGGCCGACGAAATCGGCGAGCTGCTCGGGGCAAAAATGGTAGTGATCCTGATCGGCGAACGCCCTGGGCTCAGCTCGCCGGACAGCCTGGGCCTGTATTTCACCTATGGCCCGAAAGTCGGCCTGACCGATGCCTATCGCAACTGCATTTCCAATGTTCGCCTGGAGGGTTTGAGCTACGGCATGGCCGCTCACCGCCTGCTTTACTTGATGCGTGAAGCCTGTCGACGCCAGCTTTCAGGGGTCAATCTAAAGGATGAAGCCCAACTTCACACCCTGGAATCGGATGCACCACTCCCGGTGAGCAGTAACTTCCTGCTGGCGAAGCCCAAAGACTGA
- a CDS encoding GNAT family N-acetyltransferase, translating into MRIIQATLEHLDLLSPLFVKYREFYGELPFPDSSRAFLEKRLRRKESVIYLALPDDDDSKLLGFCQLYPSFSSLSLKRVWILNDIYVAEEARRQLVADHLIKKAKKMAKETHAVRMRVSTNSNNDVAQKVYESIGFKEDTQFKNYVLPINED; encoded by the coding sequence ATGCGGATCATTCAAGCCACCCTGGAGCACCTGGACCTGCTGAGCCCGCTATTCGTCAAATACCGCGAATTTTACGGCGAGCTGCCTTTCCCCGACTCCTCCCGCGCCTTTCTGGAAAAGCGTCTGCGCCGCAAAGAGTCGGTGATTTACCTGGCATTGCCCGATGACGACGACAGCAAGCTGCTTGGCTTCTGCCAGCTTTACCCAAGTTTCTCGTCGCTGTCGCTCAAGCGCGTGTGGATTCTCAACGACATCTACGTCGCCGAAGAGGCTCGCCGCCAGTTGGTCGCCGACCATCTGATCAAGAAAGCAAAAAAGATGGCCAAGGAAACCCACGCGGTGCGCATGCGCGTTTCCACCAACAGCAACAATGACGTGGCGCAGAAAGTCTACGAGTCCATTGGATTCAAAGAAGATACGCAGTTCAAGAACTACGTATTGCCTATCAACGAGGATTGA
- a CDS encoding DedA family protein, with product MDFNPIDIILHLDVYLDMLVTNYGVWIYAILFLVIFCETGLVVMPFLPGDSLLFIAGAVAAGGGMDPVLLAGLLMLAAILGDSTNYVIGRTAGEKLFSNPNSKIFRRDYLQQTHDFYDRHGGKTVTLARFLPIIRTFAPFVAGVAKMPYPRFFGFSVLGTVAWVGGLVTLGYFFGNVPFIKKNLSLLVVAIILLSLMPMIIGLVRGRLARSAAAR from the coding sequence ATGGACTTCAACCCGATCGACATTATTTTGCATCTCGACGTATACCTCGACATGCTCGTAACCAACTACGGCGTCTGGATCTACGCGATCCTGTTTCTCGTCATCTTCTGCGAGACAGGGTTAGTGGTCATGCCATTCCTGCCCGGTGACTCATTACTGTTCATCGCTGGCGCGGTTGCCGCCGGTGGTGGCATGGACCCGGTCCTGCTCGCTGGCCTGCTGATGCTGGCGGCAATTCTCGGTGACAGCACTAACTACGTGATCGGCCGAACAGCAGGCGAAAAACTGTTCAGCAACCCGAACTCGAAAATTTTCCGGCGCGACTACCTGCAACAAACTCATGACTTCTATGATCGCCATGGCGGCAAAACCGTAACGCTGGCGCGCTTCCTGCCCATTATCCGCACCTTTGCCCCCTTTGTTGCAGGCGTGGCCAAGATGCCCTACCCGCGGTTTTTCGGTTTTAGCGTACTGGGCACTGTCGCCTGGGTTGGCGGGCTGGTCACCCTGGGTTACTTCTTCGGCAACGTACCGTTCATCAAGAAGAACCTGTCGTTGCTCGTAGTCGCTATCATTCTGCTATCACTGATGCCGATGATCATCGGCCTGGTACGTGGCCGTCTGGCCCGTTCAGCTGCTGCGCGCTGA
- a CDS encoding M90 family metallopeptidase — protein sequence MWSLGSWHRQRILDQHPVDQQVWNRVRQRLAILDGLNAEEDQRLRERSVLFLQDKHLTALPGVELDDEQRLFLAAQAQLPLLNLDELNWYQGFHELVLYPDDFISPQRHRDSNGVEHEWNGKHSGEAWSQGPVILAWPGVLSSGGWHAYNLVIHELAHKLDMLDGAANGVPPLHSDMRGSDWASVMQTAYDDLNRQLEHHPHAQPTIDPYAAENPAEFFAVTSEYFFSAPNLLIAAYPAVYEQLKAFYRQDPLARLRQLRHDHPAYKTHY from the coding sequence ATGTGGTCGCTTGGCTCATGGCACAGGCAGCGGATACTCGACCAGCATCCGGTCGATCAACAGGTCTGGAATCGCGTCCGGCAACGGCTGGCGATTCTCGACGGGTTAAATGCCGAGGAGGATCAGCGCCTGCGCGAACGCAGCGTGCTGTTCCTTCAGGACAAGCACCTGACCGCCCTGCCCGGCGTAGAACTGGACGACGAGCAACGTCTGTTTCTCGCCGCTCAGGCACAATTGCCGCTGCTCAACCTTGATGAGTTGAACTGGTATCAGGGCTTCCATGAGCTGGTGCTGTACCCGGACGACTTCATCAGCCCGCAACGTCATCGCGACAGCAACGGCGTCGAGCATGAATGGAACGGCAAACACAGCGGCGAGGCCTGGTCCCAGGGGCCGGTAATCCTGGCATGGCCGGGGGTGTTGTCCAGCGGGGGCTGGCACGCCTACAACCTGGTTATCCATGAACTGGCGCATAAACTCGACATGCTCGATGGCGCCGCCAATGGGGTGCCGCCGCTGCACAGCGACATGCGCGGCAGCGACTGGGCCAGCGTCATGCAAACGGCTTATGACGACCTGAACCGACAACTGGAACACCACCCGCACGCCCAACCGACCATCGATCCGTACGCCGCAGAAAACCCCGCAGAATTCTTCGCCGTCACCAGCGAGTACTTCTTCAGCGCACCGAACCTGTTGATCGCAGCCTATCCAGCCGTCTATGAACAGCTAAAAGCCTTCTACCGACAAGACCCCCTGGCACGCCTGCGGCAACTTCGCCATGACCATCCCGCCTACAAGACCCACTACTAA